Proteins found in one Gordonia sp. PDNC005 genomic segment:
- the recC gene encoding exodeoxyribonuclease V subunit gamma translates to MLTVHRAEHADTLVGVLADVLATPGADPMRPEVVAVPERGVERWLRQQLSLRLGIAANIDFSSPAALLRRVTVSASADPEGAESWYTDRLRWPVLRVLDANIDDPRLAVLAAHLGMTGDDTARMLLRRGRRFSTAATIAGMFGAYGWQRPTMIADWAVGRDTDGAGNPLAEHLTWQPWFWRLVRDEVGHPHPAEDADALAARLRDEPGVVDLPERVALFGPTRIPQTLHVVLDALSAEREVALYLPHSSDALWRRISTEPAQPRRRRAERESNVPDHPLLAALSRDVQELQEVLRPSIGADVHHRQSDSSAPATVLSALQDGLRRDVLEPTPGLRADTSLEVHACHGPERQVEVLRDRLLRLFDDDPTLEPRDVLIMCPDVESFAPLIRGAFGQSGLHHPAYSLRVRLADRGLRESNAVLDVVARVLDLAAGRVRAGELIDLASSTPVRTRFGFTDDDVDTLAGWIHRSGIRWGVDSAQRGRFGLGGFPQGTVASGLDRMLLGVVAEESENEWLATALPLAGVDSTDTDLVGRFAEFADRLTTLIDSVGRPHTTGEWAGILIGAVDGLTDVADDDEWQRAQAVGMIGDALSAADDVRLELADLRDLMAGLLAARPTRSNFCTGELTVCTMVPMRSVPHRAIVVLGLDTGAYPRPSSVDGDDVLAVAPLVGERDRRDEDRQAFLDAVGAAGQHLLLFYTGADPVTGTALPPAVVVSELVDAANVIVGHPGGPSPIVHRHTLHAFDTRNFVADEGAAPFSYDASLLAGARALSDIDRSGAPAPALPRLADARLGEPELGDVDLDDLITFLCAPVEGFARQRLGVGLPESAERHPDQLPVSLDGLEQWSVGNRYLQALLDGRDPAAAAGAELRRGSLPPFAFGADTFGPIRGKAQAIAIAADGYRTDSADAVDVRVDLPGGRRLYGTVGDVFGDRLVPVSYSRLGAKHRVGAWIRLLAIAVGSSRRVPQAVVVGGAGGYTPSAKISRLSAPDDALETLTLLVALRDAGLRAPIGLTLDSAASAASEFNRRGRAPQAMQRAKFTYEKSFGDKNRYAGLVFRGDPDASVEFDDLCLAVPALASLGDVEHLLPGDSSTPMYLRLACALFSPLLANEEDR, encoded by the coding sequence GTGCTGACCGTGCATCGCGCCGAACACGCCGACACCTTGGTCGGAGTGCTCGCCGACGTGCTGGCTACGCCGGGCGCCGACCCGATGCGGCCCGAGGTGGTCGCCGTACCGGAGCGCGGTGTGGAACGCTGGCTCCGGCAACAGTTGTCGCTGCGCCTGGGGATCGCCGCCAACATCGACTTCAGCTCCCCGGCTGCACTGCTGCGCAGGGTGACGGTCTCCGCGTCTGCCGATCCGGAGGGAGCGGAGAGTTGGTACACCGACCGATTGCGGTGGCCGGTCCTGCGCGTCCTCGACGCCAACATCGACGATCCTCGCCTGGCGGTGCTCGCTGCGCACCTCGGGATGACCGGAGACGACACCGCTCGAATGCTCCTGCGGCGCGGCCGACGCTTCTCGACTGCCGCGACGATCGCCGGAATGTTCGGCGCGTACGGCTGGCAACGACCGACGATGATCGCCGACTGGGCGGTGGGACGCGACACCGACGGGGCAGGCAATCCGCTGGCCGAGCACCTCACCTGGCAACCGTGGTTCTGGCGGCTCGTCCGCGATGAGGTCGGGCATCCCCACCCGGCCGAGGACGCCGACGCGCTCGCGGCACGTCTTCGTGACGAGCCCGGGGTTGTTGATCTACCCGAACGGGTCGCCCTGTTCGGCCCCACGCGTATTCCGCAGACACTGCACGTGGTGCTCGACGCGTTGAGTGCCGAGCGTGAGGTGGCCCTGTACCTGCCGCACTCGTCTGATGCGCTGTGGCGGCGGATCTCCACCGAACCTGCGCAGCCGCGACGCAGGCGCGCAGAGCGAGAATCGAACGTGCCGGACCATCCACTCCTGGCCGCGCTGTCGCGGGACGTTCAAGAACTGCAGGAGGTGTTGAGACCGTCCATCGGCGCGGACGTCCACCATCGACAATCGGATTCTTCGGCGCCGGCCACTGTGCTCAGCGCACTCCAGGACGGGCTGCGACGAGACGTCCTCGAGCCGACCCCCGGACTGCGGGCCGACACCTCCCTCGAGGTGCACGCGTGCCACGGACCGGAACGTCAAGTGGAGGTGCTCCGCGACCGGCTCCTCCGGCTCTTCGACGACGACCCGACTCTCGAGCCCCGCGACGTTCTCATCATGTGCCCGGACGTCGAATCATTCGCGCCGCTGATCCGCGGCGCGTTCGGCCAGTCCGGACTGCATCATCCTGCGTACTCCCTGCGGGTGCGGCTCGCTGACCGCGGCCTCCGCGAATCCAATGCGGTGCTCGATGTCGTTGCACGAGTTCTCGACCTCGCAGCGGGCCGAGTCCGTGCAGGAGAACTCATCGACCTCGCGTCGTCGACGCCCGTCCGGACGCGCTTCGGGTTCACCGACGACGACGTCGACACCCTCGCGGGGTGGATCCACCGCTCCGGAATCCGGTGGGGCGTCGACTCCGCGCAGCGCGGCAGATTCGGCCTCGGCGGATTTCCGCAGGGTACGGTCGCCTCCGGCCTCGACCGCATGTTGCTCGGCGTGGTGGCGGAGGAGTCGGAGAACGAGTGGTTGGCCACCGCGCTCCCGCTTGCGGGCGTCGACTCGACCGACACCGACCTCGTCGGCAGGTTCGCCGAGTTCGCCGACAGGCTGACGACGCTCATCGACTCGGTCGGGCGGCCGCACACCACCGGCGAATGGGCCGGCATCCTCATCGGCGCCGTCGACGGTCTCACCGACGTCGCAGACGACGACGAGTGGCAACGTGCTCAAGCCGTCGGAATGATCGGTGACGCGCTGAGCGCGGCCGACGACGTGCGACTCGAACTCGCGGACCTGCGTGATCTCATGGCGGGCCTGCTGGCGGCGCGACCGACGCGCTCGAACTTCTGCACGGGCGAGTTGACGGTGTGCACGATGGTTCCGATGCGGTCGGTGCCGCATCGCGCGATCGTCGTCCTCGGGTTGGACACGGGGGCCTACCCGCGTCCGTCGTCGGTCGACGGCGACGATGTGCTCGCCGTCGCGCCGCTGGTCGGTGAACGTGACCGACGAGACGAGGACCGCCAGGCGTTCCTCGACGCGGTCGGCGCCGCCGGGCAGCATCTGCTCCTCTTCTACACCGGCGCCGATCCGGTCACCGGCACGGCGCTGCCGCCCGCCGTGGTCGTCAGCGAACTGGTCGATGCTGCGAACGTCATCGTCGGACACCCCGGCGGTCCGTCGCCGATCGTGCACCGGCACACCCTGCATGCGTTCGACACTCGGAACTTCGTCGCGGACGAGGGAGCCGCGCCGTTCAGCTACGACGCGTCGCTCCTCGCGGGAGCTCGGGCGTTGAGCGACATCGACCGCTCCGGTGCGCCCGCGCCCGCATTGCCGCGGCTGGCCGACGCCCGCCTCGGCGAACCCGAACTCGGCGACGTCGACCTGGACGATCTGATCACGTTCCTCTGCGCCCCGGTCGAAGGCTTCGCACGACAGCGGCTCGGAGTCGGGTTGCCGGAGAGCGCCGAGAGGCATCCCGATCAGCTGCCGGTGTCACTCGACGGCCTCGAGCAGTGGAGTGTGGGCAACCGATATCTGCAAGCTCTGCTGGACGGCCGTGATCCCGCGGCCGCTGCGGGCGCCGAACTGCGGCGCGGTTCGCTTCCCCCGTTCGCCTTCGGCGCCGACACGTTCGGCCCGATCCGCGGCAAGGCACAGGCCATCGCCATCGCGGCGGACGGCTATCGCACCGATTCGGCTGACGCGGTCGACGTCCGAGTGGATCTGCCCGGCGGCCGTCGTCTGTACGGGACCGTCGGCGACGTTTTCGGCGATCGGCTGGTGCCGGTCAGTTACTCCCGACTCGGGGCCAAACACAGGGTCGGAGCATGGATCCGGCTGCTCGCCATCGCCGTAGGGTCGAGCCGACGCGTTCCGCAGGCCGTTGTCGTCGGCGGAGCAGGCGGCTACACGCCCTCGGCCAAGATCAGTCGCCTGTCCGCACCGGACGATGCGCTGGAGACGCTCACACTCCTCGTCGCGCTGCGCGACGCGGGCCTTCGAGCGCCGATCGGCCTCACCCTCGATTCGGCGGCGTCGGCGGCGTCGGAGTTCAACCGTCGCGGGCGGGCACCGCAGGCCATGCAGCGTGCGAAGTTCACGTACGAGAAGTCGTTCGGCGACAAGAATCGTTACGCGGGTCTGGTGTTCCGAGGCGACCCCGACGCGTCGGTGGAGTTCGACGACCTGTGCCTCGCGGTCCCGGCACTCGCCTCACTCGGCGACGTCGAGCATCTGTTGCCAGGCGATTCATCGACGCCGATGTACCTGCGCTTGGCGTGTGCCCTCTTCTCGCCGCTGCTGGCCAACGAGGAGGACCGATGA
- a CDS encoding thioesterase family protein, translated as MSDIQNSSNPTPPHSVEIALRWGDQDSLGHINNVQIARVFEEARVRTMSSWFGGARSGYAGVIARQEIEFASILHYSEEPVRVDVWVPRIGTTSFDFGCALYGADGQLAALAETTLAGLDLRTGQKVVMPENVVAVLRANSGDPVPLRRRR; from the coding sequence GTGTCGGACATACAGAACTCGTCGAACCCAACACCGCCCCACAGCGTCGAGATCGCCCTGCGCTGGGGCGACCAGGACTCCCTGGGACACATCAACAACGTGCAGATCGCCCGAGTATTCGAAGAGGCGCGCGTCCGCACGATGAGTTCCTGGTTCGGCGGGGCCCGCAGCGGGTACGCGGGAGTCATCGCACGTCAGGAGATCGAGTTCGCGTCCATCCTGCACTACTCCGAGGAGCCCGTCCGGGTGGACGTCTGGGTGCCGCGGATCGGCACCACGTCCTTCGACTTCGGATGTGCGCTGTACGGCGCAGACGGCCAACTCGCCGCCCTCGCGGAGACGACGCTCGCGGGGCTCGACCTGCGGACCGGACAGAAAGTGGTCATGCCCGAGAACGTCGTCGCAGTGCTGCGGGCGAACAGCGGAGATCCGGTCCCGCTGCGTCGCCGCCGCTGA
- a CDS encoding UvrD-helicase domain-containing protein, translated as MNTLDTRGFNLRDPLPTGTVVLEASAGTGKTYAIVSLAVRYVAEGVPVSRLLMATFSNAASAELRDRTRSRLRECLTAVDQGFAGDDVLVEWLLDGTSDTIAVRRARLVAALSDFDAATMATTHTFCNRMLAALGFLGEREQQYPIVENVDEIVAEVARDAYIARFAGDPSDAPAFDETLEIAKEAVRNPNATFAPFRPDERDDDADLRVAMATHVRRQTEIRKRLARLRTYDDLQNTLFDIVTDPAIGDKACKRIRDQFSVVLIDEFQDTDPQQWEIVRRCFHDHIPLVLVGDPKQSIYAFRGAEVLSYLHAVQAAGDRRILDVNRRSDQNVVEGLSVLFDGAAFGHPDIVYRPVTAHHAGSRIHGAPAVRIRRFDRNDFSVHTQDGTTPKVAQVRERVIDDVAGDIAALLKSSVTIDFDGVTRPVESGDIAVLLRANRTIEPLQQALADRGVASVVTSGTSIFTTDAARHWWHVLTAIDQPSRQPRVRLAALTPLVGLTAQTLESRGDTGIGTLAAQFAELGRVFVDGGFAAMSARLLDEFTTAERLLGSAQGERLFTDVRQIADVCNRYAADSGSGLTSLVDWLGEQIADSATWSGRGDATRKLDRDTAAVQIMTVHASKGLEFPIVYVPFGWDGASRVNPATFVFHDDGDTRCLDVAGKGAPGYGRRDALARSESAGEDLRLMYVAATRARSMVVLWWAPSTTTARGALHRLLFTGQHRRAAARAGEVATIPDMVPIPADDMECAGVLREAASLSRAISVEHAGGRDGIRVPRPVAGGGAAPRLAVSRFTRRVDDAWRRTSYSAIVAVAHAAAHAEHIAASVIGTGSEPDAVERRDEPVDAPDPTIGDQPLTVGTGSPMNGLPFGAGFGTLVHEVLEHVDTSADDITVHVRQLTEEGAARRGVDIDLDVLANALVGVLTTPLGFGDLWSVAPPDRLAELDFELPLSAVGGGFSLDQVGDLLAEHLPTGDPLAPYAELVRAVSDERFRGFLTGSIDSVLRIPDGRFVVVDYKTNRLRPGELAVEDFNRDAMAAEMMTAQYPLQALLYSVALHRYLLWRLPGYRPDLHLGPVQYHFVRGMAGPATPPGCGVFEWRMPVDLVTAMSDLLAGKGANR; from the coding sequence ATGAACACCCTTGACACACGGGGGTTCAACCTCCGCGATCCTCTGCCGACCGGGACAGTTGTGCTCGAGGCGAGCGCGGGAACAGGCAAGACATACGCGATCGTGTCGCTTGCGGTCCGCTACGTCGCAGAGGGTGTTCCCGTGTCGAGACTGCTGATGGCCACGTTCTCGAACGCGGCCTCGGCGGAGCTTCGCGACCGGACCAGGTCACGGCTCCGCGAGTGTCTCACTGCCGTCGATCAGGGCTTCGCAGGCGACGACGTCCTCGTCGAATGGCTCCTCGACGGGACCTCCGACACGATCGCGGTACGTCGTGCACGCCTCGTCGCGGCGCTGTCGGACTTCGACGCCGCCACCATGGCCACCACCCACACGTTCTGCAATCGGATGCTCGCCGCTCTCGGCTTCCTCGGCGAACGCGAACAGCAGTACCCGATCGTCGAGAACGTGGACGAGATCGTGGCCGAGGTGGCGCGCGACGCCTACATCGCACGATTCGCCGGCGACCCGTCCGATGCGCCCGCCTTCGACGAGACTCTGGAGATCGCCAAGGAGGCCGTCCGCAATCCCAACGCGACGTTTGCACCGTTCCGGCCCGACGAGCGCGACGACGACGCGGACCTGCGGGTCGCGATGGCGACACACGTTCGCCGTCAGACGGAGATCCGGAAGCGACTGGCGCGACTGCGGACCTACGACGACCTTCAGAACACGCTGTTCGACATCGTGACCGATCCGGCCATCGGCGACAAGGCTTGCAAACGCATCCGCGACCAGTTCTCCGTCGTCCTCATCGACGAATTCCAGGACACTGATCCGCAACAGTGGGAGATCGTTCGACGCTGCTTCCACGACCACATTCCGCTGGTTCTGGTCGGCGACCCGAAGCAGTCGATCTACGCTTTCCGCGGCGCGGAAGTGCTCAGTTACCTCCATGCGGTGCAGGCCGCGGGGGATCGGCGGATCCTGGACGTCAACCGCCGCTCGGATCAGAACGTCGTCGAAGGCCTCAGTGTGCTGTTCGACGGCGCCGCCTTCGGGCATCCCGACATCGTGTACCGGCCGGTCACCGCCCACCACGCCGGGTCGCGCATCCATGGTGCGCCCGCGGTCCGCATTCGGCGGTTCGACAGGAACGACTTCTCCGTTCACACCCAGGACGGCACCACCCCGAAGGTGGCACAGGTCCGGGAAAGGGTGATCGACGACGTCGCGGGCGACATCGCGGCGCTGCTGAAGTCGTCGGTCACCATCGATTTCGATGGAGTGACCCGGCCCGTGGAGTCCGGTGACATCGCAGTCCTCCTGCGCGCGAACCGGACGATCGAACCGTTGCAGCAGGCTCTCGCCGATCGCGGCGTCGCGTCCGTCGTGACGTCCGGGACGTCGATCTTCACCACCGACGCCGCCCGCCACTGGTGGCATGTGCTCACCGCGATAGACCAGCCGTCACGGCAGCCGAGGGTCCGCCTCGCCGCGTTGACGCCGCTGGTCGGGCTCACGGCTCAGACCCTGGAGAGCCGGGGAGACACGGGGATCGGAACGCTCGCCGCGCAGTTCGCCGAGCTCGGACGCGTGTTCGTCGACGGCGGTTTCGCCGCCATGTCGGCTCGACTGCTCGACGAGTTCACCACCGCGGAGCGGCTCCTAGGCTCTGCGCAAGGCGAACGACTCTTCACCGACGTGCGCCAGATCGCCGACGTCTGCAACCGGTACGCCGCCGACAGTGGAAGCGGTCTGACGTCGCTCGTCGACTGGCTGGGCGAGCAGATCGCGGACAGCGCAACATGGTCGGGGCGGGGTGACGCGACCCGAAAGCTCGACCGCGACACGGCCGCCGTCCAGATCATGACCGTCCACGCCAGCAAAGGTCTCGAATTCCCGATCGTCTACGTGCCGTTCGGATGGGACGGGGCCTCTCGCGTGAACCCGGCGACGTTCGTGTTCCATGACGACGGTGACACCCGGTGCCTCGACGTGGCGGGCAAGGGCGCGCCGGGCTACGGAAGGAGGGACGCGCTGGCACGGTCGGAGTCGGCCGGCGAGGACCTGCGGCTGATGTACGTCGCGGCGACTCGTGCACGGTCGATGGTGGTGCTGTGGTGGGCGCCGAGCACCACGACGGCGCGTGGCGCGTTGCACCGACTCCTGTTCACCGGACAGCACAGGCGGGCAGCAGCCCGGGCAGGTGAGGTCGCCACGATCCCGGACATGGTGCCCATCCCGGCCGACGACATGGAATGCGCCGGCGTCCTGCGGGAGGCGGCGTCGTTGAGCCGGGCGATCAGCGTTGAACACGCCGGCGGACGCGATGGGATCCGTGTCCCTCGGCCGGTGGCCGGAGGCGGTGCCGCACCGCGACTCGCGGTGTCGCGGTTCACCAGGCGAGTGGACGACGCGTGGCGACGAACGTCGTACTCCGCGATCGTCGCCGTTGCGCACGCGGCGGCGCACGCGGAGCACATAGCGGCCTCGGTGATCGGGACCGGGAGTGAACCGGACGCCGTCGAGCGCCGCGACGAACCTGTCGATGCGCCCGACCCGACGATCGGTGATCAGCCGCTGACGGTCGGCACTGGGTCGCCGATGAACGGACTGCCGTTCGGTGCGGGGTTCGGAACCCTGGTGCACGAGGTCCTCGAACACGTCGACACGTCGGCGGACGACATCACCGTGCACGTCCGACAGCTCACGGAGGAAGGGGCGGCTCGGCGCGGTGTCGACATCGACCTCGACGTGCTCGCGAACGCGCTTGTCGGCGTGCTGACGACGCCGCTCGGCTTCGGGGACCTGTGGTCCGTGGCGCCTCCCGATCGTCTCGCCGAACTCGATTTCGAGTTGCCTCTGTCCGCTGTCGGAGGCGGTTTCAGCCTCGATCAGGTCGGGGATCTGCTCGCCGAGCATCTGCCGACCGGCGATCCGCTCGCCCCGTATGCCGAGCTCGTCCGTGCGGTGTCGGACGAGCGGTTCCGAGGCTTCCTGACAGGCAGCATCGACTCGGTGCTCCGGATCCCGGACGGACGTTTTGTCGTCGTCGACTACAAGACGAACCGACTGAGGCCCGGCGAACTGGCTGTTGAGGACTTCAACCGTGATGCGATGGCGGCGGAGATGATGACCGCGCAGTACCCGCTGCAAGCTCTGCTGTATTCCGTCGCTCTGCATCGATACCTGTTGTGGCGGCTGCCCGGCTATCGGCCCGACCTGCATCTCGGGCCGGTTCAGTACCACTTCGTGCGAGGGATGGCCGGGCCGGCGACGCCACCCGGCTGCGGCGTCTTCGAGTGGCGGATGCCGGTGGATCTGGTCACCGCGATGAGCGATCTGCTCGCGGGGAAGGGAGCGAATCGATGA
- a CDS encoding NAD(P)/FAD-dependent oxidoreductase: protein MSNTIATDPMRRRRVVIIGSGFGGLFAAQRLKKADVDVTLIAKTTHHLFQPMLYQVATGIIAEGEIAPATRVILRDQRNASVILGEVFDIDLEKQIVRSQLLERTTETPYDDLIIAAGADQSYFGNDHFAEFAPGMKTIDNALELRGRILGAFEQAELSDDPAEQEMLMTFVVVGAGPTGVEMAGQIAEMSDKTLKGAFRNIDPTKAKVILLDAAPAVLPPFGEKLGQKAKARLEKIGVDVRLGAMVTDIDDDSLTVKYPDGQIATIASQCKVWSAGVQASSIGKILADQSDTELDRAGRVKVGPDLTIPGHSNVFVVGDMMAVEGVPGVAQGAIQGGRYAADAIRASLKGHTPDERKPFSYFDKGSMATISRFSAVMQVPIPGTSKKFETEGYIAWLGWLFLHLIYIVGFRNRVNTFVNWFFAFSTRGRTQLAVTEQQVYARHALTELSYLERLRLADDERAKAKKDLEERNSSAG from the coding sequence ATGAGCAACACCATTGCCACCGACCCGATGCGACGCCGACGGGTCGTCATCATCGGATCGGGCTTCGGCGGTCTGTTCGCGGCGCAGCGCCTCAAGAAGGCCGACGTCGACGTGACCCTGATCGCGAAGACCACCCACCACCTGTTCCAGCCGATGCTGTACCAAGTGGCGACCGGCATCATCGCCGAAGGCGAGATCGCTCCGGCGACGCGTGTGATCCTCCGCGACCAGCGCAACGCCAGCGTGATCCTCGGTGAAGTCTTCGACATAGACCTTGAGAAGCAGATCGTCCGTTCGCAGCTGCTCGAGCGAACCACCGAGACCCCGTACGACGATCTGATCATCGCCGCAGGCGCCGACCAGTCGTACTTCGGCAACGACCATTTCGCCGAGTTCGCGCCCGGTATGAAGACGATCGACAACGCTCTTGAACTCCGCGGCCGCATTCTCGGCGCGTTCGAGCAGGCGGAGCTGTCCGACGATCCGGCCGAGCAGGAGATGCTGATGACGTTCGTCGTCGTCGGCGCGGGTCCGACCGGCGTCGAGATGGCCGGCCAGATCGCCGAGATGAGCGACAAGACGCTCAAGGGTGCGTTCCGGAACATCGATCCGACCAAGGCGAAGGTGATTCTGCTCGACGCCGCCCCGGCTGTTCTCCCGCCGTTCGGCGAGAAACTCGGCCAAAAGGCCAAGGCTCGCCTGGAGAAGATCGGCGTGGACGTCCGACTCGGTGCGATGGTCACCGACATCGACGACGACAGCCTGACTGTGAAGTACCCCGACGGCCAGATCGCCACGATCGCCAGCCAATGCAAGGTCTGGTCGGCCGGCGTGCAGGCGAGCTCGATCGGCAAGATCCTCGCCGATCAGTCGGATACCGAACTCGACCGGGCGGGCCGAGTGAAGGTCGGACCCGATCTGACGATCCCGGGCCACTCCAACGTTTTTGTCGTCGGCGACATGATGGCCGTCGAGGGTGTCCCGGGTGTCGCCCAGGGCGCCATCCAGGGCGGACGCTACGCCGCCGACGCCATCCGCGCGTCGCTCAAGGGACACACTCCCGACGAACGCAAGCCGTTCAGCTACTTCGACAAGGGCTCGATGGCGACGATCTCCCGGTTCAGCGCCGTCATGCAGGTGCCGATTCCCGGAACCAGCAAGAAGTTCGAGACCGAGGGCTACATCGCGTGGCTCGGCTGGCTGTTCCTGCACCTGATCTACATCGTGGGCTTCCGCAACCGCGTGAACACGTTCGTGAACTGGTTCTTCGCGTTCAGTACCCGCGGCCGCACTCAGCTCGCCGTGACCGAGCAGCAGGTGTACGCCCGGCACGCGCTCACTGAGCTGTCGTACCTCGAGCGTCTGCGGCTCGCCGACGACGAACGCGCCAAGGCGAAGAAGGACCTCGAGGAACGCAACTCCTCGGCAGGCTGA
- the recD gene encoding exodeoxyribonuclease V subunit alpha, giving the protein MIVTSETGALAPFNQAGVLHASDVHVARRVAALAGGTTDDDVLLATAMAVRAVRTGSTCVQLDRISETSVEHTVDGEPVELPWPPVERLTTALAASPLVVGSSAGPLTPLALAESADGPLLYLRKYFRQEQSIRTILDDRAATRPDVDVDVLTRALDEAFTSDDSGLYDRQRAAAALAATSWTTVLAGGPGTGKTYTVARILAVMETVLGPDIRIGLCAPTGRAAAQLQSAIGEYSRTRRRLTSDPAAVTVHRLLGSRPDGTFVRGSGNRLPFDVVVVDETSMLPVTMMCRLLESLRSDTRLILVGDPHQLVSVEAGAVLADLVERDPADGSTVNPTSAFGSAAGIGEADFTDVERAGLGGGVITLRRGHRYGDRIGEVAEAVNAGDADRVLELIGSSGDDSPVTLVDPDDLDGVRASVVAWAHSLREAAGSGDARRAVDALRGHRVLCAHRAGRFGVAGWSRRITGWTADDLGGAAMYGGAWYAGEPLLVTANDRAQDVYNGDSGVVIADGDALVAVFERGDSIKRLHPSQLADVVPVYAMTIHRSQGSQFTEVTVVLPPSGAELLTRELLYTAITRAESRVRIVGTADALRAAVGRRVARASGLRTRAVERPAP; this is encoded by the coding sequence ATGATCGTCACCTCGGAGACCGGCGCCCTCGCACCGTTCAACCAGGCGGGTGTGCTGCACGCGTCGGACGTCCACGTGGCTCGCCGGGTCGCCGCGCTCGCGGGCGGGACGACCGACGACGACGTGCTCCTGGCGACCGCTATGGCGGTACGAGCCGTCCGCACCGGCTCGACGTGCGTGCAGCTCGATCGGATCTCGGAGACGTCGGTGGAGCACACAGTCGACGGCGAACCCGTAGAACTACCGTGGCCGCCTGTCGAGCGGCTGACCACTGCGTTGGCCGCGTCACCCCTGGTGGTGGGCTCATCGGCGGGGCCGCTCACCCCGTTGGCGCTGGCCGAATCGGCCGACGGTCCACTTCTGTACCTGCGTAAGTACTTCCGCCAGGAGCAGAGCATCCGCACGATCCTCGACGACCGCGCCGCGACTCGACCGGACGTGGACGTCGACGTCCTCACCCGAGCATTGGATGAGGCGTTCACCTCAGACGATTCAGGGTTGTACGACCGACAGCGTGCTGCTGCGGCGCTCGCCGCCACGAGCTGGACGACAGTCCTCGCCGGCGGGCCCGGCACGGGAAAGACGTACACGGTGGCGCGGATTCTCGCGGTCATGGAGACCGTCCTCGGCCCCGACATCCGCATCGGGCTGTGTGCGCCGACTGGGCGAGCCGCAGCGCAGCTTCAGTCGGCGATCGGCGAGTACAGCCGGACCAGACGTCGGCTCACCAGCGATCCGGCGGCGGTGACCGTTCATCGCCTGCTCGGGTCCCGGCCGGATGGGACTTTCGTTCGGGGCTCGGGGAACCGGTTGCCGTTCGACGTTGTCGTCGTCGACGAGACGTCGATGCTGCCGGTGACGATGATGTGCCGTCTGCTCGAATCCCTGCGCAGCGACACCCGATTGATTCTTGTCGGCGACCCGCATCAGCTGGTGTCTGTCGAAGCGGGAGCGGTGCTCGCCGACCTGGTGGAGCGAGACCCGGCCGACGGTTCGACGGTGAACCCGACATCGGCGTTCGGCTCCGCGGCGGGGATCGGGGAAGCGGACTTCACCGACGTCGAACGGGCAGGTCTCGGCGGTGGCGTGATCACGTTGCGCCGTGGACACCGGTACGGAGACCGGATCGGCGAGGTTGCCGAAGCGGTCAACGCCGGGGACGCCGACCGTGTTCTGGAACTCATCGGGTCCTCCGGTGACGACAGTCCGGTGACCCTGGTCGACCCCGACGATCTCGACGGGGTCCGAGCATCGGTCGTCGCGTGGGCGCACAGCCTTCGTGAGGCCGCAGGTTCCGGCGATGCTCGCCGCGCGGTGGACGCGCTGCGGGGGCACCGGGTGCTGTGCGCTCACCGGGCAGGCCGATTCGGCGTCGCGGGATGGTCTCGCCGGATCACCGGTTGGACGGCCGACGATCTCGGTGGCGCAGCGATGTACGGGGGCGCGTGGTACGCGGGCGAGCCGTTGCTCGTGACTGCGAACGATCGTGCGCAGGACGTCTACAACGGTGATTCCGGCGTGGTGATCGCCGATGGCGACGCTCTGGTGGCTGTGTTCGAACGTGGCGACTCCATCAAACGCCTCCATCCGAGCCAGCTGGCCGATGTGGTGCCGGTGTACGCGATGACAATCCACCGCAGCCAGGGCAGTCAGTTCACCGAGGTCACCGTGGTGCTGCCGCCCTCGGGCGCGGAACTCCTGACTCGTGAACTGCTGTACACGGCGATCACCCGCGCCGAGAGCAGGGTCCGGATCGTTGGAACCGCAGACGCTCTGCGTGCAGCCGTGGGCCGTCGCGTCGCCCGCGCCAGC
- a CDS encoding GNAT family N-acetyltransferase, whose amino-acid sequence MAIDSERLRLRPVSHADADRLLDLDSDPEVMRFVSGGQPSTRASVEDWVIPRSEAQFRSHGTGLWTLTARRGGEFIGWAQLRVPRHTGIRELELSYRLHRRFWGGGLAAEAATALIAVSFLTSETERIFASTHTDHAASQRVMSKLGMRLSAGALSSEQLSPDLVGGDVEYEIMREQWLRTRGRHSGVAAATPFDGAGRTA is encoded by the coding sequence ATGGCCATCGACTCGGAACGTCTACGACTACGACCGGTGTCGCACGCCGACGCCGACCGTCTCCTCGACCTCGATTCCGACCCCGAGGTGATGCGCTTCGTGAGCGGCGGCCAGCCGTCGACCCGCGCCTCGGTGGAGGACTGGGTGATTCCACGGTCCGAGGCACAGTTCCGAAGCCACGGGACCGGACTGTGGACGCTGACTGCGCGGCGCGGCGGGGAGTTCATCGGGTGGGCCCAGCTGCGGGTGCCTCGCCACACCGGAATTCGCGAGCTTGAACTCAGTTATCGGCTGCACCGCCGTTTCTGGGGTGGAGGACTCGCTGCGGAGGCGGCCACGGCATTGATCGCGGTGAGCTTCCTGACATCGGAGACTGAACGGATCTTTGCCAGCACCCACACCGACCACGCGGCGTCGCAGAGGGTGATGAGCAAGCTCGGCATGCGATTGTCCGCCGGTGCACTCTCGTCCGAGCAGCTGTCGCCGGATCTTGTGGGCGGCGACGTCGAGTACGAGATAATGCGCGAGCAGTGGCTGCGCACACGAGGCAGACACAGCGGTGTCGCCGCGGCGACACCGTTCGACGGGGCCGGCCGCACCGCCTGA